One window from the genome of Vicugna pacos chromosome 21, VicPac4, whole genome shotgun sequence encodes:
- the LOC140688004 gene encoding uncharacterized protein isoform X1, whose product MVLSAAAAQPSLSNASNASRLPSSGRRGPVREIAQDFKTDLRFQSAAIGALQEASEAYLVGLSEDTNLCAVPANSREVYAERSTRWRSIQDEEE is encoded by the exons ATGGTGCTCTCAGCCGCCGCCGCGCAGCCGTCGCTCTCCAACGCCAGCAACGCCTCTCGCTTGCCGAGCTCCGGCCGAAGG GGTCCGGTGCGGGAAATCGCTCAGGACTTCAAAACAGATCTGCGCTTCCAGAGTGCAGCTATTGGTGCTTTGCAGGAGGCAAGTGAGGCCTATCTGGTTGGCCTTTCTGAAGACACCAACCTGTGTGCTGTCCCTGCCAA TTCTAGAGAGGTGTATGCAGAGAGGTCAACACGTTGGAGAAGTATTCAGGACGAGGAAGAGTAG
- the LOC140688004 gene encoding histone H3.3A-like isoform X2, producing MVLSAAAAQPSLSNASNASRLPSSGRRGPVREIAQDFKTDLRFQSAAIGALQEASEAYLVGLSEDTNLCAVPAKCVTIMPKDIQLACRF from the exons ATGGTGCTCTCAGCCGCCGCCGCGCAGCCGTCGCTCTCCAACGCCAGCAACGCCTCTCGCTTGCCGAGCTCCGGCCGAAGG GGTCCGGTGCGGGAAATCGCTCAGGACTTCAAAACAGATCTGCGCTTCCAGAGTGCAGCTATTGGTGCTTTGCAGGAGGCAAGTGAGGCCTATCTGGTTGGCCTTTCTGAAGACACCAACCTGTGTGCTGTCCCTGCCAAGTGTGTAACAATTATGCCAAAAGACATCCAGCTAGCATGCCGC TTCTAG